One Oryza brachyantha chromosome 3, ObraRS2, whole genome shotgun sequence DNA segment encodes these proteins:
- the LOC102722946 gene encoding zinc finger protein CONSTANS-LIKE 13-like: MDRGDREVAEERVDQEPEVEVEEKEEEGSKAGEADTGTGTAACDYCGGAVAAVYCRADTARLCLPCDRHVHGANAVCSRHARAPLCAACRAAGAVFRRAAAGDFLCSNCDFARHRGTAPLHDRCTVQPYTGCPSALDLAALLGVACSDKAAAAAAEGGDGGWWAIWEEPQVLSLEDLIVPTTSCHGFEPLLTPSSPKNQSSSDLKVSEEIIRQLTELADSDGGALVEAHREAAEPAGDQQLPSWATSQQQHIAGHGNFGTENTNDVTTMPTPGYENAGWDNSDYHVLNDSCKIEFTYEQAPVSSAEACLSSFVQISQLCPSMSNGGNMEDTRQTNPENGTPMQVHPKRPEIVPCPDRNSVISRYKEKRKTRRFDRQVRYESRKARADSRLRIKGRFAKTNQI, translated from the exons ATGGATCGAGGTGACAGGGAGGTAGCTGAAGAGAGGGTGGATCAAGAACCGGAGGTGGAGGtcgaggagaaggaggaggaggggtccAAGGCGGGAGAGGCCGACACGggcacgggcacggcggcgtgcGACtactgcggcggcgcggtggcggcggtgtacTGCCGGGCCGACACGGCCAGGCTCTGCCTGCCGTGCGACCGCCACGTGCACGGCGCCAACGCGGTGTGCTCCCGCCACGCGCGGGCCCCGCTCTgcgccgcctgccgcgccgccggggccgtcttccgccgcgccgccgcgggcgacTTCCTCTGCTCCAACTGCGACTTCGCCAGGCACCGCGGCACGGCGCCGCTCCACGACCGCTGCACGGTGCAGCCGTACACCGGGTGCCCCTCCGCgctcgacctcgccgcgctcctcgGGGTCGCCTGCTCCgacaaggcggcggcggcggcggcggaggggggagACGGCGGGTGGTGGGCCATCTGGGAGGAGCCCCAGGTGCTCAGCCTCGAGGACCTCATCGTCCCGACCACTTCCTGCCATGGATTCGAGCCTCTCCTCACGCCATCCTCCCCCAAG AATCAAAGCTCGTCGGATCTGAAGGTGAGTGAGGAGATCATAAGACAGCTAACGGAGCTCGCCGATTCGGACGGTGGCGCGCTCGTAGAGGCTCATCGTGAGGCGGCAGAGCCGGCTGGTGATCAGCAGTTGCCTTCATGGGCAACATCACAGCAACAGCACATCGCTGGACATGGCAATTTTGGTACTGAGAACACCAATGATGTTACAACCATGCCGACACCTGGCTATGAG AATGCTGGATGGGACAACAGTGATTACCATGTGCTAAATGATTCATGCAAGATCGAGTTCACATATGAGCAAGCTCCAGTCAGCTCAGCTGAAGCATGCCTTTCATCATTCGTTCAGATATCTCAACTTTGTCCCAGCATGAGCAATGGTGGCAACATGGAGGACACTCGCCAGACAAATCCTGAAAATGGCACACCAATGCAAGTCCACCCCAAGAGGCCTGAAATAGTTCCTTGCCCCGACAGGAACTCCGTCATTTCACGCTATAAAGAAAAGAGGAAGACAAGAAG ATTCGACAGGCAGGTCCGGTATGAGTCTCGAAAAGCTCGAGCTGATAGCAGGCTGAGGATTAAGGGCCGTTTTGCGAAAACGAATCAGATTTGA
- the LOC102699390 gene encoding divinyl chlorophyllide a 8-vinyl-reductase, chloroplastic, with amino-acid sequence MAGLLLSSHLAAAAASSSSSSTSSASARPVHRLVSFRAAAPKGGLRGGVVVASSVPPSPPPAAPAAAAASARSFRSMAPSETTVLVTGATGYIGRFVVRELLRRGHPVVAVARSRSGLRGRNGPEEVVADLAPARVVFSDVTDADALLADLSTHGPIHAAVCCLASRGGGVQDSWRVDYRATLHTLQAARGLGAAHFVLLSAVCVQKPLLEFQRAKLRFEDELAAEASRDPSFTYSIVRPTAFFKSLGGQVDTVKNGQPYVMFGDGKLCACKPISEEDLAAYIADCIFDEDKANKILPIGGPGKALTPLEQGEMLFRLLGREPKFIKVPIQIMDAAIWVLDGLAKVFPGLEDAAEFGKIGRYYASESMLVLDPETGEYSDEKTPSYGNDTLEQFFERVIREGMAGQELGEQTIF; translated from the coding sequence AtggccggcctcctcctctcctcccacctcgccgccgccgccgcctcttcctcctcctcctccactagcTCCGCCTCTGCTCGACCGGTGCACCGCCTCGTCTCCTTCCGCGCTGCCGCCCCAAAGGGTGGCCTTCGGGGCGGCGTTGTCGTCGCATCCTCTGtcccgccctcgccgccgcctgccgcacCGGCAGCTGCAGCGGCATCGGCGCGGTCCTTCCGCTCAATGGCCCCGTCGGAGACCACCGTGCTCGTCACGGGCGCCACGGGCTACATCGGCCGGTTCGTCGTCCgcgagctcctccgccgcggccacccCGTGGTCGCGGTAGCGCGCTCCCGGAGCGGCCTGCGCGGCCGGAACGGCCCGGAGGAGGTCGTCGCCGACCTCGCCCCAGCGCGCGTGGTCTTCTCCGACGTCACCGACGCGGAcgcgctcctcgccgacctgtccACGCACGGGCCCATCCACGCCGCGGTGTGCTGCCTCgccagccgcggcggcggcgtccaggACTCGTGGCGCGTGGACTACCGCGCCACGCTCCACACCCTCCAGGCCGCGCGgggcctcggcgccgcccacTTCGTGCTCCTCTCCGCCGTCTGCGTCCAGAAGCCGCTCCTCGAGTTCCAGCGCGCCAAGCTCAGGTTCGAggacgagctcgccgccgaggCGTCCCGCGACCCGTCCTTCACCTACAGCATCGTTCGCCCCACCGCCTTCTTCAAGTCCCTCGGCGGCCAGGTCGACACCGTCAAGAACGGCCAGCCCTACGTCATGTTCGGCGACGGGAAGCTCTGCGCCTGCAAGCCCATCAGCGAGGAGGACCTCGCCGCCTACATCGCCGACTGCATCTTCGACGAGGACAAGGCCAACAAGATCCTCCCCATCGGCGGGCCGGGGAAGGCGCTGACGCCGCTGGAGCAGGGGGAGATGCTGTTCCGGCTGCTGGGGCGCGAGCCCAAGTTCATCAAGGTGCCGATCCAGATCATGGACGCCGCCATCTGGGTGCTCGACGGGCTCGCCAAGGTGTTCCCGGGGTTGGAGGACGCGGCGGAGTTCGGCAAGATCGGGAGGTATTACGCGTCGGAGAGCATGCTGGTGCTGGACCCGGAGACCGGCGAGTACAGCGACGAGAAGACGCCGAGCTACGGCAACGACACGCTCGAGCAGTTCTTCGAGCGGGTGATCAGGGAGGGCATGGCCGGGCAGGAGCTCGGTGAGCAGACCATCTTCTAG